In Aerococcus loyolae, a genomic segment contains:
- a CDS encoding RNA-binding domain-containing protein — MKESEVLEISEGRYVELKKAKNKIPDSFWETYSAFANTDGGIVIFGVDEKSRQVVGIEQPEKMRDDLFNMVNNPQKVSTNLINDDDVHIINVDNGVQIMMVKISEAPYQLKPVYLKGNPQLAFERLGEGDRRLTPDKYKELVVGSQPETDNELLLNYDLSDLYIDDLEVYRKELYEQTNNTRYKNIDFRELLIEVGALRKDRQGDGQFHLTVGGLLFFGKYTAITDRFPGFQLDYFEKESSLDVDWKDRISSGDAAFPQLNVYSFYRMTLDKLNGTLKDEFMLDENTKSRLPFRTDLYTAVREALVNSLMHAYYDSNSPITITAYPDYYEFSNPGKMRVTEEEFVHGGHSDIRNHTMSTIMRRIGISEKAGSGGPRIFDVASKYNLKLPEVIREQYKTTLRIWKVDLEKTFEGYSEDQKKILYYLIENQSIARSEAKDQLSMDNYTFRTTINQLLEKDMVDVMGKGRATRYILKLSSPEQSYNMKRILRFIEDNIINRG, encoded by the coding sequence GTGAAAGAGTCCGAAGTATTAGAAATTAGTGAAGGAAGATATGTCGAGCTTAAAAAGGCTAAAAATAAAATTCCTGATTCCTTTTGGGAAACATATTCTGCCTTTGCAAATACAGATGGCGGTATAGTTATTTTTGGCGTGGATGAAAAATCAAGGCAAGTTGTGGGAATAGAACAACCAGAAAAAATGAGGGACGATCTATTTAATATGGTAAATAACCCACAAAAAGTAAGTACTAATCTGATTAACGATGATGATGTGCATATTATAAATGTAGACAATGGTGTTCAAATAATGATGGTAAAGATTTCAGAGGCACCTTATCAACTGAAACCAGTTTATTTAAAAGGTAATCCGCAACTCGCTTTTGAGAGATTAGGTGAAGGTGACAGAAGGTTGACACCTGATAAATATAAAGAATTAGTCGTAGGGTCTCAACCTGAGACAGACAATGAATTGCTATTAAATTATGATTTGTCAGATTTATACATCGATGATTTGGAAGTTTATCGAAAAGAATTATACGAACAAACGAATAATACTCGATACAAGAACATAGATTTTAGAGAATTATTAATAGAAGTAGGCGCTCTTCGAAAGGATCGACAAGGTGACGGTCAATTTCATTTGACGGTGGGAGGCTTACTATTCTTTGGAAAATATACGGCTATTACTGATCGTTTTCCAGGCTTTCAGTTAGATTATTTTGAGAAGGAATCCTCACTTGATGTAGATTGGAAAGACCGAATATCGTCAGGGGACGCGGCGTTTCCCCAATTAAATGTATACAGCTTTTATAGAATGACACTAGATAAATTAAATGGAACGCTTAAAGATGAGTTTATGTTGGACGAAAATACCAAATCTAGGCTTCCTTTTAGAACAGATTTGTATACAGCTGTTAGGGAAGCTCTAGTTAACTCACTAATGCATGCTTATTATGATTCGAACAGTCCCATCACGATAACAGCTTATCCAGATTACTATGAATTCTCTAATCCAGGGAAAATGAGAGTTACTGAGGAAGAATTTGTACACGGTGGTCATTCAGATATCAGGAACCACACAATGTCTACAATTATGCGAAGAATAGGTATTTCTGAGAAAGCTGGAAGCGGAGGCCCGAGAATATTTGATGTTGCTTCCAAATATAATTTGAAATTACCTGAGGTTATTAGGGAGCAATATAAAACAACATTGAGAATTTGGAAAGTTGACTTGGAGAAAACATTTGAAGGGTATTCAGAAGATCAGAAAAAGATACTTTATTATTTAATTGAAAATCAATCGATTGCTAGAAGCGAGGCAAAGGATCAACTTTCGATGGATAATTATACCTTTAGAACGACGATCAATCAGCTTTTGGAGAAAGATATGGTTGATGTTATGGGAAAAGGGAGAGCTACTCGATATATTTTGAAACTCTCATCACCAGAACAGTCCTATAATATGAAAAGAATTTTAAGATTTATAGAAGATAACATTATTAATAGAGGTTAG
- a CDS encoding type II toxin-antitoxin system RelB/DinJ family antitoxin: MKNIQVRVNSHIKDKSDEIFEALGTTTNEAIKIFLSAAINEKGFPFKVKLPKNNTLEEYVNDHMLPLSDKEIDEGYFLVEGSFSKSTEFSQGVYLENVKIKGFLFEEQEDSITVAEAKIMTINGSREHIAEVADAFSGDTELVGSTMMYDSKIVEGYSKIAILDEFFVFSQYATAKTRVKLFAEYVLPYLADRDIEYVGFMNAGLWRTESAEERRAQTKALKELDIVTEKFSSENWAESVNIIEIVENL, encoded by the coding sequence ATGAAAAATATCCAAGTAAGAGTGAATTCGCATATAAAAGATAAATCTGATGAAATTTTTGAGGCGTTAGGAACGACTACAAACGAAGCAATAAAAATATTTTTGAGCGCAGCTATTAATGAAAAAGGTTTTCCGTTTAAAGTTAAGCTACCAAAAAATAATACTTTGGAGGAATATGTTAACGATCACATGCTTCCTTTAAGTGATAAAGAAATCGATGAGGGTTATTTCTTGGTTGAGGGTTCTTTTAGCAAATCAACAGAGTTTTCACAAGGAGTTTATCTCGAAAATGTTAAAATAAAAGGTTTTCTATTTGAAGAACAAGAGGATAGTATTACAGTAGCAGAAGCTAAAATTATGACAATCAATGGTAGTCGGGAACATATAGCTGAGGTGGCTGACGCGTTTTCGGGTGATACAGAGCTTGTTGGTAGCACAATGATGTACGATAGTAAAATTGTAGAAGGGTACAGTAAAATAGCTATTCTGGATGAATTCTTTGTTTTTTCACAATATGCTACAGCTAAAACAAGAGTGAAATTGTTTGCGGAATATGTACTCCCTTATTTAGCGGATCGCGATATTGAATATGTAGGATTTATGAACGCTGGGTTATGGAGAACTGAGAGTGCTGAAGAGAGAAGGGCACAGACCAAAGCTTTGAAAGAATTAGATATAGTAACAGAAAAATTCAGCTCAGAGAACTGGGCAGAAAGCGTGAATATTATAGAGATTGTTGAGAATTTGTAG
- a CDS encoding DNA-3-methyladenine glycosylase I, which produces MQRCHWCNLANPLYINYHDQEWGLANFQDDYLFEMLILESFQAGLSWETVLNKRSAFRQAYDHFDVNKVAQYGEDKVQELLANEKIIRHQAKIRASIQNARVFRRIQEEYDSFYAYLCRFTRGQRRVELGRTTIPLSDAIAKDLKKRGMAFVGPTIIYSYLQACGIIYSHEKDCFLYRAEI; this is translated from the coding sequence ATGCAACGCTGCCACTGGTGCAATTTAGCTAATCCCTTATACATCAACTACCATGACCAGGAATGGGGGCTGGCTAACTTCCAGGATGATTATCTTTTTGAAATGTTAATTTTAGAATCCTTTCAAGCCGGGCTTTCCTGGGAGACCGTTTTAAACAAAAGATCAGCCTTCCGCCAGGCCTATGACCATTTCGATGTCAATAAGGTGGCCCAATATGGTGAGGATAAAGTGCAAGAATTACTAGCTAACGAGAAAATCATCCGCCACCAAGCCAAAATTAGAGCCAGCATTCAAAATGCCCGAGTCTTTCGAAGGATTCAGGAGGAATACGACTCCTTTTATGCTTATTTATGCCGTTTTACCCGAGGTCAGCGACGCGTGGAGTTAGGAAGAACTACCATTCCTTTATCAGATGCTATTGCTAAAGACCTCAAAAAGAGAGGGATGGCCTTTGTCGGTCCCACCATTATCTACTCCTATCTCCAAGCCTGCGGAATCATTTATTCCCACGAGAAGGATTGCTTCCTCTATCGAGCTGAAATCTAA
- a CDS encoding SPFH domain-containing protein: MTEIVLTGKKNGMTVLITYIIGLVLAAILLILQVHPLVNLLAIAYLALAWLILFGLKVLSPQESLVLTLFGRYIGTLKGEGFYFVNPFCQAINPAAGTYLGQSGDVRKAEKKSTKDQNGMEISLGPSKKISLKAMTLNNSKQKINDYLGNPVEIGIAVIWRVSDTAKAVFNVDNYKEYLSLQTDSALRNIIRQYPYDVNPQFEIDTTGDGEPDDGSLRGSSEIVALRIKEEIQNRVDFAGLEIVEARITHLSYAPEIAAAMLQRQQASALIDARAMIVDGAVGMVEMALDKLEDKQVVDLDEERKAAMVSNLLVVLCGNSEVSPIVNSGSLY, from the coding sequence ATTACGGAAATTGTTTTAACAGGTAAGAAAAACGGGATGACCGTACTGATCACTTATATTATCGGTCTTGTCCTCGCTGCCATCCTCCTGATCCTCCAAGTACACCCCCTAGTTAACCTACTAGCGATCGCCTACCTGGCCTTAGCCTGGTTAATTCTCTTTGGACTTAAAGTGTTAAGCCCACAAGAATCATTAGTTTTGACCCTTTTTGGTAGATATATCGGTACCCTTAAGGGCGAAGGTTTTTACTTTGTTAACCCCTTCTGCCAAGCCATCAATCCCGCGGCCGGCACCTATCTCGGTCAAAGTGGAGACGTCCGAAAAGCCGAAAAGAAGTCAACCAAAGATCAAAATGGAATGGAAATTTCGCTTGGCCCTAGCAAGAAAATCTCGCTCAAGGCCATGACCTTAAACAACAGTAAGCAAAAAATCAATGACTACTTGGGGAACCCGGTTGAAATTGGCATTGCAGTCATTTGGCGGGTAAGCGACACCGCAAAGGCCGTTTTCAATGTTGACAATTATAAAGAATACCTGTCCTTACAAACCGATTCTGCCCTCCGTAACATTATTCGCCAATATCCATATGATGTGAATCCGCAATTCGAAATTGATACCACCGGAGATGGTGAACCCGATGACGGGTCCCTGCGTGGGTCGAGTGAAATTGTTGCCCTTAGAATTAAGGAAGAAATCCAAAATCGGGTGGACTTTGCCGGGTTGGAAATTGTCGAAGCCCGCATCACCCATCTCTCCTATGCGCCTGAAATCGCCGCAGCCATGCTACAACGCCAACAAGCTTCTGCCCTCATTGACGCCCGGGCTATGATCGTTGATGGCGCGGTTGGCATGGTAGAGATGGCTCTGGACAAGCTTGAAGACAAGCAAGTCGTCGACTTAGATGAGGAACGCAAGGCAGCCATGGTTTCCAACCTCTTAGTCGTGCTCTGTGGCAATAGCGAAGTCTCCCCCATCGTGAACTCGGGAAGTCTTTACTAA
- a CDS encoding ABC transporter permease, with product MELVVVLVAVIYPARKIAKIDIIEGLKGNFSLSKKKGKKRSPKFWKELRLNNMASIKSQRYISAIGILIVAIFCIVYAIADYNRDFYAFDDGYDLTVHYYNDTGELPPILPEILADYEGEGYISKEKNLAIEPNLELSQTAQSLGLDEQLEQMMADTKPQYIRGILVALENDGLQKLGGRSGEFTLYNQVQADPNEPLAQAEKVPYFDHPDQLEVSINEKQRSLPIAHSIDDLGPYQTRVLPFNVMVYTDFETYQELMEEVQDDKNYNYPFELKLKLPKGQASRAKEEITSRIENTITYNESFKVFTDEEIQAEQFTDIQSFKLIIYGIAAIIFLMNITNGYSSINLSLMNRRKEIGTLYSIGMDIQALRNHFSREFLFEQGKSFLLSVLITLGIMLGIAGLFKSVDMKALILYFPYLVFLGFAVLVYGLNLLIYWTGLSAILNHEPIDLIRGI from the coding sequence TTGGAACTAGTGGTGGTCCTAGTCGCGGTCATCTATCCGGCGCGCAAGATCGCGAAGATCGATATTATTGAAGGACTCAAGGGGAATTTTAGCCTGTCTAAGAAGAAGGGCAAGAAGCGAAGTCCCAAATTCTGGAAAGAACTTCGGCTGAACAATATGGCCAGTATCAAGTCCCAGCGCTATATCTCAGCTATTGGCATTCTGATTGTGGCCATCTTCTGTATCGTCTATGCCATTGCCGACTACAACCGGGACTTCTATGCCTTTGATGATGGCTACGATCTTACGGTCCACTACTACAATGACACCGGTGAACTGCCCCCTATCCTGCCAGAAATTCTTGCTGACTATGAGGGGGAGGGCTATATTTCTAAGGAAAAGAACCTAGCCATTGAACCTAACTTAGAGCTATCCCAAACCGCCCAATCACTGGGCCTGGATGAGCAATTGGAGCAAATGATGGCTGACACCAAGCCCCAATACATCAGGGGAATTCTGGTCGCCCTCGAAAATGACGGCCTCCAAAAACTGGGCGGCAGGTCAGGGGAATTTACCCTCTACAACCAGGTCCAAGCAGATCCCAACGAGCCCCTTGCTCAAGCTGAAAAAGTGCCGTATTTTGATCATCCTGATCAATTAGAGGTTAGTATTAATGAGAAGCAGCGCAGCCTTCCTATTGCGCATAGCATTGATGATCTTGGCCCCTACCAGACCCGGGTCCTGCCCTTTAATGTTATGGTCTATACGGATTTTGAGACTTATCAAGAGCTGATGGAAGAGGTTCAAGACGATAAAAATTATAATTATCCCTTCGAATTGAAGTTGAAACTGCCCAAAGGACAAGCTAGCCGGGCCAAGGAGGAAATCACCAGCCGCATCGAAAATACCATAACTTATAATGAAAGCTTCAAGGTTTTCACAGATGAGGAGATCCAGGCCGAACAATTTACAGATATTCAAAGCTTCAAGCTGATCATCTATGGGATTGCGGCCATCATCTTCCTGATGAATATCACCAACGGCTATTCCTCCATCAACCTCAGCCTGATGAACCGGCGCAAAGAAATCGGGACCCTCTATTCGATTGGGATGGATATCCAAGCCTTGAGAAATCATTTCAGTCGCGAATTCCTCTTCGAACAAGGGAAGTCCTTCCTCTTGTCTGTCTTGATTACCTTAGGGATTATGTTAGGGATAGCTGGTCTATTCAAGAGTGTTGATATGAAGGCCTTAATCTTATACTTCCCTTATCTGGTCTTCCTAGGATTTGCGGTTCTAGTCTATGGCTTGAACTTGCTCATTTACTGGACAGGTCTCAGTGCTATTCTAAACCATGAACCGATTGATTTGATCCGGGGAATATAA
- a CDS encoding ABC transporter ATP-binding protein, producing MSHISLTVEAGSVTGLIGPNGSGKTTLFDCLNGRKTLASGQVIFEGEDLQDIPLKERAKKIAVVQQSHRNQLLLSVRDIVSLGRSPYQSWLTSSSKADQDIVDRVLDLVGLSDYRDKQLQELSGGQRQLVWLALALAQEPDLLFLDEPTTYLDIRNQIHFLNLISQLNKEEGLTVVMILHDLNQVLRYCDYAYLLSEGQLVVGGKPADVLSQDTIEATYQVQSDRLYHPNGHFVLDFY from the coding sequence TTGAGTCATATTTCACTGACTGTTGAAGCGGGAAGTGTTACCGGATTAATCGGTCCTAACGGGTCAGGCAAGACCACCCTCTTTGACTGCTTAAATGGGCGCAAGACTCTAGCAAGCGGCCAGGTTATTTTTGAAGGGGAAGACTTGCAAGATATCCCCTTAAAAGAACGGGCCAAAAAGATTGCCGTAGTCCAACAAAGCCACCGCAACCAGCTCTTGCTTTCGGTTAGGGATATTGTTAGCCTGGGAAGGAGCCCCTACCAGTCTTGGTTGACCTCATCCTCAAAGGCCGACCAAGATATTGTCGACCGCGTGCTTGACCTGGTCGGTTTAAGTGATTATCGCGATAAACAGCTCCAGGAACTCTCGGGCGGTCAGCGGCAGTTAGTCTGGCTGGCCCTCGCCCTGGCCCAAGAGCCTGACCTCCTCTTTCTCGATGAACCGACGACCTACCTGGACATCCGTAATCAAATTCACTTCCTGAACCTGATTAGTCAGCTCAATAAGGAAGAAGGTCTCACAGTGGTCATGATCCTCCACGACCTCAACCAGGTTCTCCGCTACTGCGATTATGCCTATCTGCTCTCGGAAGGCCAATTAGTCGTCGGCGGAAAGCCCGCTGATGTTCTCAGCCAAGACACTATTGAAGCGACCTACCAAGTCCAGTCCGACCGTCTCTATCATCCCAATGGTCACTTTGTTTTAGACTTTTATTAA
- a CDS encoding FecCD family ABC transporter permease encodes MIKRNRSRWLLFLFLLVVLAIFALIGMRLGSIPVNLEDILSSFTGQATKRGQILWSIRYPRIAITLLAGLNLGLSGLLIQSVLKNPITDSNILGINAGASLLAVVILILFPEQTAMVPLFAFVGGVGAFLLVGLLAFQSSYSSIRIVLTGLAIRSVLGGLQSVIVTMNSDRLHGAILWLNGNLSGHSWQDILLLFLYALPAYLCLFFIHPKMDLLQLEDGLIHSLGYPPKVIALMVALVGVYLAAITVSFVGMIGFVGLIIPHVARLLVGGKHSRLIPFTGILGAILLILADTLSRTIIAPLEIPIGTTMSLIGGPFFLYLLYRQSTRR; translated from the coding sequence GTGATTAAGCGAAACAGAAGTCGCTGGCTGCTCTTTCTGTTTTTATTGGTGGTGCTAGCTATCTTTGCCCTGATCGGCATGCGGTTAGGGAGTATCCCCGTCAATCTGGAAGACATCTTATCCTCTTTCACCGGCCAAGCCACTAAGCGGGGACAAATCCTCTGGAGTATTCGCTATCCCCGGATCGCCATTACCCTCCTAGCAGGTCTCAACCTGGGACTTTCCGGACTACTGATCCAAAGCGTGCTCAAAAACCCGATCACCGATAGCAATATCCTAGGGATTAACGCGGGAGCTAGCTTACTAGCAGTGGTGATTTTGATCCTGTTCCCAGAGCAGACCGCCATGGTTCCCCTTTTCGCCTTTGTCGGCGGGGTGGGGGCCTTCCTTTTGGTCGGCCTCTTGGCCTTTCAGTCATCCTATTCTTCGATACGGATTGTCCTGACGGGTCTAGCCATCCGCTCAGTTTTGGGCGGTTTACAAAGCGTTATCGTTACCATGAATAGTGACCGCCTCCATGGAGCCATCCTCTGGTTAAACGGTAATCTCAGTGGTCATAGTTGGCAGGATATTCTCCTACTCTTCCTCTATGCCCTACCGGCTTATCTCTGTCTTTTCTTTATCCACCCCAAGATGGACTTACTTCAATTAGAAGATGGACTGATTCATTCCTTAGGCTATCCGCCCAAGGTCATTGCCTTAATGGTGGCGCTGGTGGGCGTTTATCTGGCTGCCATTACGGTTTCCTTTGTGGGGATGATCGGCTTTGTGGGATTAATTATCCCCCATGTGGCCCGTTTACTGGTTGGTGGCAAGCATAGTCGCTTGATCCCCTTTACCGGAATTCTGGGAGCAATTTTACTTATTCTGGCCGATACGCTATCGCGGACGATCATCGCTCCTTTGGAAATTCCTATTGGGACCACCATGTCCTTAATTGGAGGACCTTTCTTCCTCTACCTGCTTTACCGCCAATCGACTCGGAGGTGA
- a CDS encoding methylated-DNA--[protein]-cysteine S-methyltransferase, which yields MLFTWTYSSPEAFDDIILTSDGQALTGLYFAGSKDAKSHDLSHAEKTSRPFQESIVWLDAYFAGENPQFIPKFRLQDPTPFRQEVAEIMLRIPYGRVMTYQDIADRIARKRHITSMSAQAVGGAVGWNPICLIIPCHRVVGKDRKLTGYAGGLENKYQLLKLEGQDMRQFTWPKGGHK from the coding sequence TTGCTTTTTACCTGGACCTATTCCTCCCCCGAAGCCTTCGATGATATTATCCTAACTAGTGATGGTCAAGCCTTGACGGGGCTTTATTTTGCGGGATCAAAGGATGCCAAGTCACACGATCTTAGCCACGCTGAAAAAACCAGCCGACCTTTCCAAGAAAGTATCGTCTGGTTAGATGCTTATTTTGCTGGAGAAAATCCTCAATTTATTCCTAAATTCCGGCTTCAAGACCCTACCCCCTTCCGCCAAGAGGTAGCGGAGATCATGTTAAGGATCCCCTACGGCCGAGTCATGACCTACCAGGACATTGCTGATAGGATTGCTAGAAAACGCCATATCACTAGTATGTCAGCCCAAGCGGTGGGTGGGGCGGTCGGTTGGAACCCGATTTGCCTCATCATCCCCTGCCACCGGGTAGTGGGCAAGGATAGGAAACTTACCGGCTATGCTGGTGGCTTAGAGAATAAATACCAACTGCTCAAGTTAGAAGGTCAGGACATGCGTCAATTTACCTGGCCCAAAGGAGGTCATAAGTGA
- a CDS encoding ABC transporter substrate-binding protein, whose translation MKKKLQITLTALTSLALLAACSNGGNNKDDQAASSDQSEEVANQESQAEAPKENEESAEKADWSEEQPALVAGTLSLAEMTDALDIPLVGVTSHAPEQLPEAYRDLPKVGSGPKIDLETLAATEADYYLNNKKLEGMTRQQVEGTGVEPVYFDYTRYDDVKQTLLDIGKLAGRQDKAQSIVNDINAKEEEVLKGTEDLNGKTFVIIFNSEEGSSVASDDSYLASILEKFGLKNIADESLEAGSDVITDGSLVNFSSEAIIDADPDYIISYSLSNVFNLKNKGTADENTSQEQIEAELQKPIWQETKAGKNNHIISLTSNDISINGGLGLADDLATVKKALLGED comes from the coding sequence ATGAAAAAGAAATTACAAATTACCTTGACTGCCCTCACTTCCTTGGCACTTTTGGCCGCTTGTTCAAACGGTGGCAATAATAAGGATGACCAAGCCGCTTCCTCTGACCAGAGTGAAGAAGTGGCTAACCAAGAGTCACAAGCAGAGGCCCCTAAAGAAAATGAAGAGTCAGCCGAAAAAGCTGACTGGAGCGAAGAACAACCTGCCCTAGTGGCTGGGACCCTCTCCTTAGCGGAAATGACCGATGCCTTAGATATTCCCCTGGTTGGGGTCACCTCCCACGCCCCCGAACAATTGCCTGAAGCCTATCGTGACCTCCCTAAAGTCGGTAGCGGTCCTAAAATTGACTTAGAAACCTTGGCAGCAACCGAGGCGGACTACTACTTGAATAACAAGAAACTGGAAGGCATGACCCGCCAACAAGTGGAAGGGACTGGGGTTGAACCGGTTTACTTTGACTATACCCGCTATGATGATGTCAAACAAACCCTCTTAGACATTGGTAAATTAGCTGGCCGCCAAGACAAGGCCCAAAGCATTGTTAATGACATCAATGCCAAAGAAGAAGAAGTCTTAAAAGGCACCGAAGACTTGAACGGAAAGACCTTCGTCATTATCTTTAACTCCGAAGAAGGCAGTTCCGTAGCCTCTGATGACAGCTATCTAGCTTCTATTTTAGAAAAATTCGGTCTCAAAAATATTGCTGACGAATCCCTAGAAGCCGGAAGTGACGTGATCACCGATGGTAGTTTAGTAAACTTCTCTTCTGAAGCCATCATCGATGCCGACCCTGACTACATTATTAGCTATTCCCTCTCCAATGTCTTTAACTTAAAGAATAAGGGTACCGCTGACGAAAACACTTCCCAAGAACAAATTGAAGCAGAGTTGCAAAAACCTATCTGGCAAGAAACCAAGGCAGGTAAAAACAACCACATTATTTCCCTAACCTCTAATGACATTAGTATCAATGGGGGCTTAGGATTAGCTGATGACCTCGCAACCGTTAAGAAAGCCCTCTTAGGAGAAGATTAG
- a CDS encoding serine aminopeptidase domain-containing protein, translating into MEGAFTVNFTQIEGIPVVEIYSQDHESKAIVIGYHGYKLNKEALIKQGLIYAASGFHVFLPDAPLHGDRQVDPFPETSIKIMPGIIVQSFTEFPLLLAAIQERQTVDRVFVYGASMGGIMAAMIGTAYAETLSGLAIHIAGINLEDQLQRIYEDRYPENLDSEALGIILKNSPTTHPDKFLSQPVYVFNGGSDDAKILKLNQRDIQQLRADFPKARLEWTILDEVGHRVPSQISRQTAAFFKSSF; encoded by the coding sequence ATGGAAGGTGCCTTTACTGTGAATTTTACCCAGATTGAGGGGATACCTGTGGTGGAGATCTATTCACAAGACCATGAATCTAAAGCTATCGTGATTGGCTACCATGGTTATAAATTGAATAAGGAAGCTTTGATTAAACAAGGGCTGATCTACGCTGCCAGCGGTTTCCATGTCTTCCTGCCCGATGCACCCCTCCATGGTGACCGCCAAGTCGATCCCTTCCCCGAAACTTCCATTAAGATTATGCCTGGAATTATTGTGCAAAGTTTTACCGAGTTTCCCCTCCTACTGGCTGCGATTCAAGAACGCCAGACCGTTGACCGGGTCTTTGTCTATGGGGCCTCTATGGGTGGCATTATGGCTGCTATGATTGGGACGGCTTATGCGGAAACATTAAGCGGGTTAGCCATTCACATTGCTGGAATTAATTTAGAGGACCAGCTACAAAGAATTTATGAGGACCGCTATCCCGAGAACTTGGATTCAGAGGCTTTGGGGATTATCTTAAAGAACAGTCCAACCACTCATCCGGATAAATTCTTAAGCCAACCGGTTTATGTCTTTAATGGCGGCTCTGATGACGCCAAAATCTTGAAGCTGAACCAACGCGATATTCAACAGTTAAGGGCTGACTTTCCCAAAGCCCGCTTGGAATGGACGATATTAGATGAAGTCGGCCACCGGGTCCCGAGTCAAATTAGCCGACAAACAGCAGCATTCTTTAAGTCTAGCTTCTAA
- a CDS encoding PTS ascorbate transporter subunit IIC, producing the protein MAKKQVPLRISQKLYEQLAAWAEDDFRSLNGQIEYLLTECVKQRKKDGKYVSETMNDRIDLDIE; encoded by the coding sequence ATGGCTAAGAAACAAGTCCCGCTCCGCATCTCGCAAAAGCTCTATGAGCAATTAGCTGCCTGGGCCGAGGATGACTTCCGCTCCCTTAACGGGCAAATCGAATACCTGCTTACCGAATGTGTCAAGCAGCGTAAGAAAGACGGCAAATATGTTAGCGAAACCATGAACGACCGCATCGATTTGGATATTGAATAA
- a CDS encoding PAS domain-containing protein encodes MKYTEIEDLKVEHPVESPITDIDRSLDNWVEVAAEKTQAARASDAVKLDCGVLSVDQINQLLANIDHEVTTCDANNQYLFYNRHKPKEDMVAKRNPEAVGEALFNIHPERVAESVAKLIYEMRTHQVPRVVLRSNWSETERFVTHNHRAFYNPDGSYEGTMEWVQDNLPILKYYCQMTGQEMVDDQAADPKSKPQVILDSRSSRFVDKKYDDWTQGAQAPHRLESQVYPDNHWLDQAIEAKDPASGQDYVCLDRGILTVSHLNHFLKQIPVEVAYYDQDDRLLYFNYKNDVDEMLNPKTVSSVGLDINSNYPEEEHQKVKDILAALKSKEKTSEKFFISSTSPGEWIVCTFKGIYDADGHYLGCVEYCHNILPYVNQVLETWGKKLVDKPGQEAVWPKARGQYQA; translated from the coding sequence TTGAAATATACAGAAATTGAAGATCTGAAAGTAGAACACCCAGTGGAAAGCCCCATCACTGACATCGACCGTTCCCTAGACAACTGGGTAGAAGTGGCCGCCGAGAAAACCCAGGCAGCCCGTGCTAGTGATGCAGTCAAGCTCGATTGCGGAGTATTAAGCGTTGACCAAATTAACCAGCTCTTAGCCAATATTGACCATGAGGTAACCACTTGCGACGCCAATAACCAATACCTCTTCTACAACCGTCACAAGCCCAAAGAAGACATGGTCGCCAAACGCAATCCCGAAGCGGTAGGTGAGGCCCTCTTCAATATCCACCCCGAACGAGTGGCTGAGAGTGTTGCTAAACTCATCTATGAAATGCGCACCCACCAAGTCCCCCGGGTGGTTTTGCGGTCGAATTGGAGCGAGACCGAGCGTTTCGTCACCCATAACCACCGGGCCTTCTATAATCCTGATGGGAGCTATGAAGGCACCATGGAATGGGTACAGGATAACCTGCCGATTTTGAAGTATTACTGCCAGATGACCGGCCAAGAAATGGTCGACGACCAAGCGGCCGATCCCAAGTCGAAGCCTCAGGTAATCTTAGACAGTCGCTCATCCCGCTTTGTCGATAAGAAGTATGACGACTGGACCCAGGGAGCCCAAGCCCCCCACCGATTGGAAAGTCAAGTCTATCCTGACAACCACTGGCTCGACCAAGCAATCGAGGCCAAGGACCCCGCCAGTGGTCAAGACTATGTCTGCTTAGATCGCGGCATTCTTACGGTTTCTCACCTGAACCATTTCCTAAAACAGATCCCTGTAGAAGTGGCCTACTATGACCAAGACGACCGCCTACTTTATTTCAATTATAAGAACGATGTCGATGAAATGTTGAACCCTAAGACTGTCAGCTCAGTCGGACTCGACATTAACTCTAATTACCCCGAAGAAGAACATCAAAAGGTCAAAGATATCCTAGCTGCACTTAAATCTAAAGAGAAGACTAGTGAAAAATTCTTTATTTCTTCTACTTCTCCAGGCGAATGGATCGTCTGTACCTTTAAGGGGATCTATGACGCTGACGGCCACTACCTTGGTTGTGTGGAATACTGTCATAATATCCTCCCCTACGTCAACCAAGTCCTGGAGACTTGGGGTAAGAAATTGGTGGACAAGCCCGGTCAAGAAGCAGTCTGGCCGAAAGCGAGAGGGCAGTACCAAGCATAA